From one Micromonospora siamensis genomic stretch:
- a CDS encoding LysE family translocator: MSWSSYGTFLAFAAVLVLIPGPDFAVVTRNTLAAGRRRGRWSAAGVASSNALQGTAAAAGLGTLIVRSQPLFETIRWAGVAYLAYLGVQAWRSAWRGRYPLPDAGGTVPPGEAVTGFRQGFLSNITNPKVLAFYLAVLPQFVGGSAPLGVLLAFALSHAALSLTYLTVLVGALDRVRAVLSRRRVRRGMDAFTGTALLGFSARLATERL; this comes from the coding sequence ATGTCGTGGAGCAGCTACGGAACGTTCCTGGCCTTCGCCGCCGTACTGGTGCTGATCCCGGGGCCGGACTTCGCGGTGGTCACCCGGAACACGCTCGCCGCCGGACGACGCCGGGGCAGGTGGAGCGCCGCCGGGGTGGCCAGCTCCAACGCGCTCCAGGGCACCGCGGCGGCGGCCGGGTTGGGGACGCTGATCGTCCGCTCCCAGCCGTTGTTCGAGACCATCCGCTGGGCGGGCGTGGCCTATTTGGCGTACCTCGGGGTGCAGGCCTGGCGGTCGGCCTGGCGCGGCCGGTACCCGCTGCCGGACGCCGGCGGGACGGTCCCGCCCGGGGAGGCGGTGACCGGCTTCCGGCAGGGCTTCCTGTCCAACATCACCAACCCCAAGGTGCTGGCGTTCTATCTGGCCGTGCTGCCGCAGTTCGTCGGCGGCTCCGCGCCGCTGGGCGTGCTGCTGGCCTTCGCGCTCAGCCACGCCGCGCTCTCGCTGACCTACCTGACGGTGCTGGTCGGGGCCCTGGACCGGGTACGCGCCGTGCTGTCCCGCCGCCGGGTGCGGCGCGGGATGGACGCGTTCACCGGCACGGCGCTGCTCGGCTTCAGCGCCCGGCTGGCCACCGAACGGCTCTAG
- a CDS encoding PadR family transcriptional regulator, with the protein MDTTQLLKGVLDLAVLAVLREEDGYGYDILRRLREAGLEEVGDASVYGTLRRLFAAGLLTTYVVPSESGPHRKYYALNAAGRDQLARSGKTWRSFATTMDALLDDRGMAA; encoded by the coding sequence GTGGACACCACACAGCTGCTCAAGGGCGTGCTCGACCTGGCGGTGCTCGCCGTCCTGCGGGAAGAGGACGGCTACGGCTACGACATCCTGCGCCGGCTGCGCGAGGCCGGCCTGGAGGAGGTGGGCGACGCGTCGGTCTACGGCACGCTGCGCCGCCTCTTCGCCGCCGGCCTGCTGACCACGTACGTCGTGCCCAGCGAGTCCGGCCCGCACCGCAAGTACTACGCGCTCAACGCCGCCGGCCGCGACCAGCTCGCCCGCTCCGGCAAGACCTGGCGCTCCTTCGCCACCACCATGGACGCACTGCTCGACGATCGGGGGATGGCGGCATGA
- a CDS encoding HAAS signaling domain-containing protein, producing the protein MTVTEQDITDYVDRVRAALADLPPAVRDELTEDLPEHLTEVAAEADGTLVDRLGEPEAYAAELRVAAGATGPRAGVRRGDRMAAAAGRLRARLARLDVRIGPLLGYATAGEFLRLLRPAWWVLRGYLAAALIGVLLSGQLALLPRPFGSALGGLLLIVIAVPLSVSLGRRAGELRRWPRRLMQVGAVVLACFGLLMVAVTDQQQGPDGPVSYYPVENPYDTVQDVYVYDGEGKLVPNARLFDQDGSPIRLGYPDCAEPGQEDEAVRGGYPYCPERAPFGPRPVPSLTPPDAGPAPAPTTAPGGAPPASPAPATSSAPAPTAVPPATTGPAVGPTR; encoded by the coding sequence ATGACCGTCACTGAGCAGGACATCACGGACTACGTCGACCGAGTCCGGGCCGCGCTGGCCGACCTGCCGCCCGCCGTGCGGGACGAGTTGACCGAGGACCTGCCCGAACATCTGACCGAGGTCGCCGCCGAGGCGGACGGCACCCTGGTCGACCGGCTCGGCGAGCCCGAGGCGTACGCCGCCGAACTGCGGGTCGCGGCCGGCGCCACCGGGCCGCGCGCCGGGGTCCGGCGGGGTGACCGGATGGCCGCCGCCGCGGGCCGGCTGCGCGCCCGGCTGGCCCGGCTCGACGTCCGGATCGGCCCGCTCCTCGGGTACGCCACGGCCGGCGAGTTCCTCCGGCTGCTCCGACCGGCTTGGTGGGTGCTGCGCGGCTACCTCGCCGCGGCCCTGATCGGCGTGCTGCTCAGCGGCCAGCTTGCCCTGCTGCCCCGCCCGTTCGGCAGCGCCCTCGGCGGGCTGCTGCTGATCGTGATCGCCGTCCCGCTGTCGGTCTCCCTCGGCCGCCGGGCCGGCGAGCTGCGCCGCTGGCCGCGCCGCCTGATGCAGGTCGGCGCGGTCGTGCTGGCCTGCTTCGGTCTGCTGATGGTCGCCGTGACCGACCAGCAGCAGGGCCCCGACGGGCCGGTCAGCTACTACCCGGTGGAGAACCCGTACGACACCGTGCAGGACGTCTACGTCTACGACGGCGAGGGGAAACTGGTCCCCAACGCGCGACTGTTCGACCAGGACGGTTCGCCGATCCGACTCGGCTACCCCGACTGTGCCGAACCCGGCCAGGAGGACGAGGCGGTGCGCGGCGGCTACCCGTACTGCCCGGAGCGGGCACCGTTCGGCCCGCGGCCGGTCCCGTCGCTGACGCCGCCCGACGCGGGACCGGCGCCGGCGCCCACGACGGCACCGGGCGGGGCGCCGCCCGCGAGCCCGGCACCGGCCACCAGCAGCGCGCCCGCCCCGACGGCGGTGCCGCCCGCCACCACCGGTCCGGCCGTGGGGCCGACCCGCTGA
- a CDS encoding dienelactone hydrolase family protein, with the protein MGEMVSFTSNGGTSEGYLAIPSAGGASPAVIVIQDWWGLVPHIRAVVDRFADAGFVALAPDFRHGQPAAKPDEPHRMLNATQMDEAGRDIAAAAEYLAGRSEVTGKVGCAGFCAGASLALWSGALSERIVATAGFYPRLPWEGMRADWPDYAGKAALIHCAEADGTSADPGVQAARSAIEAAGGTCALHDYPGTAHAFFNEDRPEKFDQRAAATAWARTLEHFRAKLG; encoded by the coding sequence ATGGGCGAGATGGTGAGCTTCACCAGCAACGGAGGGACGAGCGAGGGGTATCTCGCGATACCCTCCGCCGGTGGGGCCAGCCCGGCGGTCATCGTCATCCAGGACTGGTGGGGCCTCGTGCCCCACATCCGGGCGGTGGTGGACCGCTTCGCGGACGCCGGCTTCGTCGCCCTCGCACCCGACTTCCGGCACGGACAGCCGGCCGCCAAGCCGGACGAGCCGCACCGCATGTTGAACGCCACGCAGATGGACGAGGCCGGCCGGGACATCGCCGCCGCGGCGGAATACCTCGCCGGCCGGTCCGAGGTCACCGGCAAGGTCGGCTGCGCCGGCTTCTGCGCCGGGGCGAGCCTGGCGCTCTGGTCCGGGGCGCTGTCGGAGCGGATCGTCGCCACCGCCGGCTTCTATCCCCGGCTGCCCTGGGAGGGCATGCGCGCCGACTGGCCGGACTACGCCGGCAAGGCGGCCCTCATCCACTGCGCCGAGGCCGACGGCACCTCCGCCGACCCGGGCGTACAGGCCGCCCGGTCGGCGATCGAGGCGGCCGGCGGCACCTGCGCCCTGCACGACTACCCGGGCACCGCGCACGCGTTCTTCAACGAGGACCGGCCGGAGAAGTTCGACCAGCGGGCCGCCGCCACCGCCTGGGCCCGCACCCTGGAACACTTCCGGGCCAAGCTTGGCTGA
- a CDS encoding uracil-DNA glycosylase has protein sequence MAESRTPAQVVARAARATDLADLDGAVSDCFACPRLVAWREEVARTRRAAFRDQHYWGRPVPGLGAADARIAILGLAPAAHGGNRTGRIFTGDRSGDVLFAALHRAGLANQPTSVAADDGLTLRDTRIFAAVRCAPPDNKPTPPERDTCAPWLHRELTLIRPTLRVVVALGAFAWAAWWPALRAVYGVRPTSPRPAFGHGAHWSGTAAPDLLGCYHVSQQNTFTGRLTPEMLDDVFTRAKLLAGAD, from the coding sequence TTGGCTGAGTCGCGTACCCCCGCACAGGTGGTCGCCCGCGCCGCGCGGGCGACCGACCTGGCCGACCTCGACGGCGCGGTCAGCGACTGTTTCGCCTGCCCCCGGCTGGTCGCCTGGCGGGAGGAGGTGGCCCGCACCAGGCGGGCCGCCTTCCGGGATCAGCACTACTGGGGCCGCCCGGTGCCCGGCCTCGGCGCCGCCGACGCCCGGATCGCCATCCTCGGCCTGGCGCCGGCCGCGCACGGCGGTAACCGCACCGGACGCATCTTCACCGGCGACCGCTCGGGGGACGTGCTCTTCGCCGCGCTGCACCGGGCCGGCCTGGCCAACCAGCCGACCAGCGTCGCCGCCGACGACGGGCTGACCCTGCGGGACACCAGGATCTTCGCCGCGGTGCGCTGCGCCCCGCCGGACAACAAGCCCACCCCGCCGGAGCGGGACACCTGTGCGCCCTGGCTGCACCGCGAGCTGACGCTGATCCGCCCCACGCTGCGCGTCGTCGTCGCGCTCGGCGCGTTCGCCTGGGCCGCCTGGTGGCCGGCGCTGCGCGCGGTGTACGGGGTGCGCCCGACCAGCCCGCGACCGGCATTCGGCCATGGGGCACACTGGTCCGGCACGGCCGCACCCGATCTGCTCGGTTGCTACCACGTCAGCCAGCAGAACACCTTCACCGGGCGGCTGACGCCAGAGATGCTGGACGATGTGTTCACCCGGGCGAAACTGCTGGCCGGGGCGGACTGA
- a CDS encoding DUF4129 domain-containing protein, giving the protein MTDGTRAPDVAPSRRRPSARGLIRRWWPVGVVAALLVLAAAAAGHSSLGATRVPPVSDTIPYVPDYPSTEPSPFEPREAGEATQVHIPQWIATVAIALLALGILLAVGYVGWLLMRGAINRTTRAVPVQRARRTARGTAAEVVAALDAGLVELDDRDTDPRTAVIACWVRLEEAATEAGVPKLAGDTPTDLVTRLLRGDPAAGVPAIASGDVLAEFAHVYREARYATHAVDGRTRDQARAALRRLRGELTAVAEEPAP; this is encoded by the coding sequence ATGACCGACGGCACGCGTGCGCCCGACGTCGCCCCGTCCCGGCGGCGTCCGTCGGCCCGCGGTCTGATCCGTCGCTGGTGGCCGGTCGGGGTGGTCGCGGCGCTGCTGGTGCTGGCCGCCGCGGCGGCCGGGCACTCCTCGCTGGGCGCGACCCGGGTGCCGCCGGTGTCCGACACCATCCCCTACGTGCCGGATTACCCGAGCACCGAGCCGAGTCCGTTCGAGCCGCGCGAGGCGGGCGAGGCGACCCAGGTGCACATTCCCCAGTGGATCGCCACCGTCGCCATCGCACTGCTCGCGCTGGGCATCCTGCTGGCGGTCGGCTACGTCGGCTGGCTGCTGATGCGCGGGGCGATCAACCGGACCACCCGGGCCGTCCCGGTGCAGCGGGCCCGGCGTACCGCCCGGGGCACCGCCGCCGAGGTGGTCGCCGCGTTGGACGCCGGCCTGGTCGAGCTGGACGACCGGGACACCGACCCGCGTACGGCGGTGATCGCCTGCTGGGTACGCCTGGAGGAGGCGGCCACCGAGGCGGGCGTGCCGAAGCTGGCCGGGGACACCCCGACCGACCTGGTCACCCGGCTGCTGCGCGGTGACCCGGCCGCCGGCGTGCCGGCGATCGCCAGCGGTGACGTGCTGGCCGAGTTCGCCCACGTCTACCGGGAGGCCCGGTACGCCACCCACGCCGTGGACGGGCGCACCCGGGACCAGGCCCGCGCGGCGCTGCGTCGACTGCGCGGCGAGCTGACCGCCGTGGCCGAGGAGCCCGCGCCGTGA
- a CDS encoding AAA family ATPase encodes MNDAQRTISAAEVGHLARRVLDAVGSVVVGKRETLELVLSGILAGGHVLLEDLPGLGKTLTARCFAQALGLDFRRLQFTPDLLPADVTGSFLYDQSSGDFSFRAGPIFTNLLLADEINRTPPKTQSALLEAMQEKQVSVEGVTYRLDEPFHVLATANPIEYEGTYPLPEAQLDRFLLRVSFGYPERDDEYDVLRRRMSRRREEAEIKPVVDAATLRAMQAALEDVVVEDSVGRYIVELTAATREHPSVLVGASPRGSLALLLLARARAVLAGRDYVVPEDVKEVAVPALAHRITLRPEMWLRRVDPSFVVGEVLEQTPAPASGALPSYAAGRPGH; translated from the coding sequence ATGAACGACGCGCAGCGCACGATCTCCGCCGCGGAGGTGGGTCACCTGGCCCGAAGGGTGCTCGACGCGGTCGGCTCGGTCGTGGTCGGCAAGCGGGAGACCCTGGAGCTGGTCCTCTCCGGCATCCTGGCCGGCGGCCACGTGCTGCTGGAGGACCTGCCGGGCCTGGGCAAGACGCTCACCGCCCGCTGCTTCGCCCAGGCGCTGGGGCTGGACTTCCGCCGCCTCCAGTTCACCCCCGACCTGCTCCCCGCCGACGTCACCGGCTCCTTCCTGTACGACCAGAGCAGCGGCGACTTCTCCTTCCGGGCCGGTCCGATCTTCACCAACCTACTGCTGGCCGACGAGATCAACCGCACCCCGCCGAAGACCCAGTCGGCGCTGCTGGAGGCGATGCAGGAGAAGCAGGTCTCGGTGGAGGGCGTCACCTACCGGCTGGACGAGCCGTTCCACGTGCTGGCCACCGCCAACCCGATCGAGTACGAGGGCACCTACCCGCTGCCCGAGGCGCAGCTGGACCGGTTCCTGCTCCGGGTCTCCTTCGGTTACCCGGAGCGCGACGACGAGTACGACGTGCTGCGCCGCCGGATGTCGCGCCGCCGGGAGGAGGCCGAGATCAAGCCGGTGGTGGACGCGGCGACGCTGCGGGCCATGCAGGCCGCCCTGGAGGACGTGGTGGTGGAGGACTCCGTCGGCCGGTACATCGTCGAGCTGACCGCCGCCACCCGCGAGCACCCGTCGGTGCTGGTCGGGGCGTCGCCGCGTGGTTCGCTGGCGCTGCTGCTGCTGGCCCGCGCCCGGGCGGTGCTGGCCGGCCGGGACTACGTGGTGCCGGAGGACGTGAAGGAGGTGGCGGTGCCGGCGCTGGCGCACCGGATCACCCTGCGTCCGGAGATGTGGCTGCGCCGGGTCGACCCGTCCTTCGTGGTCGGTGAGGTGCTGGAGCAGACCCCGGCCCCGGCCAGCGGCGCGCTGCCCAGCTACGCGGCCGGTCGGCCCGGGCACTGA
- a CDS encoding DUF58 domain-containing protein has translation MTAPTVSEEELPVEPEPAAGWAPTRALGRAVLVTGLLLIAGVLLGRVDLVVLAAPFALGTAYALRRRPTAAPQLWLTGDEAQLVEGGELAGTVTVGNPDTIGYDVAVVRARVSPWLHVTRASFAGAVTDLSRAGGADRPFVTTVPTRAAVDLELGGVARRWGRHPVGPAGTRVAAADGLLLSPVVATEPVRVRVYPRTEPFKAVEAMPRAAGLVGAHHSRRPGEGGELAGVRVFGPGDRLRRIDWRVSLRARQLHVASTLSDRDAEVVVLLDVLAETGRSGGVDGAASVLDTTVRAAAAIGEHYLHRGDRVAMLEYGPAARRLRPATGRRQYLTLLEWLLDVRAESSPHEPYDQVFGPQLLSADALVVVLTPLLDERSAQMLARLARGGRFVVAVDTLPADLPPPGRQGWAEVAFRLWRLDRDTMIGQLREHGVPVVRWAGAGSLDQVLRDVARLATAPRIGGR, from the coding sequence ATGACGGCGCCGACCGTGTCGGAGGAGGAGTTGCCGGTCGAGCCGGAGCCCGCCGCGGGTTGGGCGCCCACCCGGGCGCTGGGCCGGGCCGTGCTCGTCACCGGCCTGCTGCTGATCGCCGGAGTGCTGCTCGGCCGGGTGGACCTGGTGGTGCTGGCCGCGCCGTTCGCGCTGGGCACCGCGTACGCGTTGCGCCGCCGGCCGACCGCGGCGCCGCAGCTCTGGCTCACCGGGGACGAGGCGCAGCTGGTCGAGGGGGGCGAGCTGGCCGGCACGGTGACGGTGGGCAACCCGGACACCATCGGGTACGACGTGGCCGTGGTGCGGGCCCGGGTCTCGCCGTGGCTGCACGTCACCCGGGCGAGTTTCGCCGGCGCGGTGACGGACCTGTCCCGGGCGGGCGGCGCGGACCGTCCCTTCGTGACGACGGTGCCCACCAGGGCGGCGGTCGACCTGGAGCTGGGCGGGGTGGCCCGGCGCTGGGGTCGGCACCCGGTCGGTCCGGCCGGCACCCGGGTTGCCGCCGCGGACGGCCTGCTGCTCTCCCCGGTGGTGGCCACCGAGCCGGTGCGGGTGCGGGTGTACCCGAGGACCGAGCCGTTCAAGGCGGTGGAGGCGATGCCGCGGGCCGCCGGCCTGGTCGGCGCGCACCACTCGCGGCGGCCGGGGGAGGGCGGCGAGCTGGCCGGGGTACGGGTCTTCGGCCCGGGCGACCGGCTGCGCCGGATCGACTGGCGGGTCTCGCTGCGGGCCCGGCAGCTGCACGTGGCGTCCACCCTCTCCGACCGGGACGCCGAGGTGGTGGTCCTGCTCGACGTGCTCGCCGAGACGGGCCGTTCGGGCGGGGTGGACGGCGCGGCGTCGGTGCTGGACACCACGGTCCGGGCGGCCGCCGCGATCGGCGAGCACTACCTGCACCGCGGTGACCGGGTGGCGATGCTGGAGTACGGGCCGGCGGCCCGGCGGCTGCGCCCGGCCACCGGCCGGCGGCAGTACCTCACCCTGCTGGAGTGGCTGCTCGACGTGCGCGCCGAGTCCTCTCCGCACGAGCCGTACGACCAGGTCTTCGGTCCGCAGCTGCTGTCGGCCGACGCCCTGGTGGTGGTGCTCACCCCGCTGCTGGACGAGCGGTCGGCGCAGATGCTGGCCCGGCTGGCCCGTGGTGGGCGGTTCGTGGTGGCGGTGGACACGTTGCCGGCCGACCTGCCGCCGCCCGGCCGGCAGGGCTGGGCCGAGGTGGCGTTCCGGCTGTGGCGGTTGGACCGGGACACGATGATCGGCCAGTTGCGGGAGCACGGCGTCCCGGTGGTGCGTTGGGCGGGCGCGGGCAGCCTGGACCAGGTGCTGCGGGACGTGGCCCGGCTGGCCACCGCACCGAGGATCGGTGGCCGATGA
- a CDS encoding NAD(P)/FAD-dependent oxidoreductase, with amino-acid sequence MNPKRILVVGAGHVGLYAALRLSKKLSSREAEVIVVDPQPHMTYQPFLPEAAAGNISPRHSVVPLRRELRKCRVVAGAVTRIDHDRKVAVVQPIVGPTREIAYDHVVVAPGSVSRTLPIPGLHEQGIGFKTIGEAIFLRNHVLDRLDVAAATTDPEVRRRSLTFTFVGGGYAGIEALAEMEDMARDALRYYPELEPEDMRWVLVEATNRVLPEVDRDMGAYTVQQLLKRNMDIRLDTRLESCVDGVVKLSDGDSFRSDTIVWTAGVKPSPMLDATDFPRDERRRVTCLPTLQVVDGDRVIEGAWSAGDCAAVPDLTKEPGNFCSPSAQHAVRQAARMADNIALVIRGREPVDYKHKHAGSVASLGLHKGVAQVYGVKMTGWPAWFMHRTYHMSRIPSFNRKVRVVVDWSLAFFLKREVVALGQLHDPREEFVEASQPVGAPRV; translated from the coding sequence GTGAACCCGAAGCGGATCCTTGTCGTTGGTGCCGGGCACGTTGGCCTGTACGCCGCTCTGCGCCTGTCCAAGAAGCTGAGCTCTCGTGAGGCCGAGGTCATCGTCGTCGACCCGCAGCCGCACATGACCTACCAGCCGTTTCTCCCCGAGGCGGCGGCGGGCAACATCTCGCCCCGGCACTCCGTTGTGCCGCTGCGGCGGGAGTTGCGCAAGTGTCGGGTCGTTGCGGGCGCGGTGACGCGGATCGACCACGACCGGAAGGTCGCGGTGGTCCAGCCGATCGTCGGCCCGACCCGGGAGATCGCGTACGACCACGTGGTGGTGGCGCCGGGTTCGGTCTCCCGCACCCTGCCGATCCCGGGCCTGCACGAGCAGGGCATCGGGTTCAAGACCATCGGTGAGGCGATCTTCCTCCGTAACCACGTGCTGGACCGGCTCGACGTGGCGGCCGCCACGACCGACCCGGAGGTGCGGCGTCGGTCGCTGACGTTCACCTTCGTCGGCGGTGGCTACGCCGGCATCGAGGCGCTGGCCGAGATGGAGGACATGGCGCGGGACGCCCTGCGCTACTACCCCGAGCTCGAGCCGGAGGACATGCGCTGGGTGCTGGTCGAGGCGACCAACCGGGTGCTGCCCGAGGTCGACCGGGACATGGGCGCCTACACCGTGCAGCAGCTGCTCAAGCGGAACATGGACATCCGGCTGGACACCCGCCTGGAGTCCTGCGTCGACGGGGTGGTCAAGCTCTCCGACGGTGACAGCTTCCGCTCGGACACCATCGTCTGGACGGCGGGCGTGAAGCCGTCGCCGATGCTGGACGCCACCGACTTCCCGCGCGACGAGCGCCGTCGGGTCACCTGCCTGCCCACCCTCCAGGTGGTGGACGGCGACCGGGTGATCGAGGGCGCGTGGAGCGCCGGCGACTGCGCCGCCGTGCCGGACCTGACCAAGGAGCCGGGCAACTTCTGCTCGCCGAGCGCGCAGCACGCGGTCCGGCAGGCCGCCCGGATGGCCGACAACATCGCCCTGGTGATCCGCGGGCGGGAGCCGGTCGACTACAAGCACAAGCACGCGGGCAGCGTCGCCAGCCTCGGCCTGCACAAGGGCGTCGCCCAGGTGTACGGCGTCAAGATGACCGGCTGGCCGGCGTGGTTCATGCACCGGACGTACCACATGAGCCGGATCCCGTCGTTCAACCGCAAGGTGCGCGTGGTGGTCGACTGGTCGCTGGCGTTCTTCCTCAAGCGTGAGGTGGTCGCGCTCGGCCAGCTGCACGACCCGCGTGAGGAGTTCGTCGAGGCGTCGCAGCCGGTCGGCGCCCCGCGGGTCTGA
- a CDS encoding Bax inhibitor-1/YccA family protein — translation MKTTNPVLARLGQAAERERAAGYAQPGPYGQPGYPQQPGYPQQSAPYQQYPIGAGYPAAPPTVTPMTLDDVVVKTVTLLAILGASAAAAWILVPDALVGVAWIGAAVVGLALGLIISFSRMANPALVVAYSIVEGVFVGMVSKAFNSLYDGIVLQAVVASFGVFFLMAMIYKARIIRATPKFARIMVSIMVGLFAVMLINLVFALFGVNTGLRDGSPLAIGFSLVCIVVASLSFVLNFADIENGVRMGLPQRYSWTAAFGIVVGLVWLYIEILRLLSYFQGDD, via the coding sequence GTGAAGACCACGAACCCGGTGCTCGCCCGGCTCGGCCAGGCGGCCGAGCGGGAGCGGGCGGCCGGGTACGCCCAGCCCGGGCCGTACGGACAGCCCGGTTACCCGCAGCAGCCTGGTTACCCCCAGCAGTCTGCGCCGTACCAGCAGTACCCGATCGGGGCCGGCTATCCGGCGGCCCCGCCCACCGTGACCCCGATGACCCTGGACGACGTGGTCGTCAAGACGGTCACGTTGCTCGCCATCCTCGGCGCCTCCGCGGCCGCCGCCTGGATCCTCGTGCCGGACGCCCTGGTCGGCGTCGCCTGGATCGGCGCGGCCGTCGTCGGCCTGGCGCTGGGCCTGATCATCTCGTTCTCGCGGATGGCGAACCCCGCCCTGGTGGTGGCGTACTCGATCGTCGAGGGCGTCTTCGTCGGCATGGTCAGCAAGGCGTTCAACTCGCTCTACGACGGCATCGTGCTCCAGGCCGTGGTGGCGAGCTTCGGCGTCTTCTTCCTGATGGCGATGATCTACAAGGCGCGGATCATCCGGGCCACCCCGAAGTTCGCCCGGATCATGGTTTCGATCATGGTGGGTCTCTTCGCGGTCATGCTGATCAACCTCGTGTTCGCGCTCTTCGGCGTCAACACCGGTCTGCGTGACGGCAGCCCGCTGGCCATCGGCTTCAGCCTGGTCTGCATCGTGGTGGCGTCGCTGAGCTTCGTGCTCAACTTCGCCGACATCGAGAACGGCGTCCGGATGGGCCTCCCGCAGCGCTACTCGTGGACCGCCGCCTTCGGCATCGTCGTCGGCCTGGTCTGGCTCTACATCGAGATCCTGCGCCTGCTCAGCTACTTCCAGGGCGACGACTGA
- a CDS encoding Bax inhibitor-1/YccA family protein, with the protein MPSANPVLNRLDQTVGADRRASPVTGVAEAMTVDDVVTRTVGLLLLTGATAAVAWVVVPQAVWLPAALAGGALAGIALVLVISLRASTNPALIAGYAVLQGLLLGVASRAFELIYPGIVAQAVVGTFGVFLGMALLYRARVVRATPRLARLVVGTLIGIVAISVVNLMTYLVTGRQGVEVYSLSARVGWLPYVFSVVAIIAGAFSFVLDFDLVERSVRAGLPRRYAWFCAFGLLAGLVFLYWQLLRLLSYVRR; encoded by the coding sequence GTGCCCAGTGCCAATCCCGTGCTCAACCGGCTCGACCAGACCGTCGGGGCGGACCGGCGCGCCTCCCCGGTGACAGGCGTCGCGGAGGCGATGACCGTCGACGACGTGGTGACCCGCACCGTCGGGCTGCTGCTGCTCACCGGGGCCACCGCGGCCGTCGCGTGGGTGGTCGTACCGCAGGCGGTGTGGTTGCCCGCCGCGCTGGCCGGCGGTGCGCTGGCCGGGATCGCCCTGGTCCTGGTGATCTCGCTGCGGGCCAGCACCAACCCGGCCCTGATCGCCGGGTACGCCGTCCTCCAGGGGCTGCTGCTGGGGGTGGCCAGCCGAGCCTTCGAGCTGATCTATCCGGGCATCGTCGCGCAGGCCGTGGTCGGCACGTTCGGGGTGTTCCTCGGCATGGCCCTGCTCTATCGCGCCCGGGTGGTCCGGGCCACCCCGCGGCTGGCCCGGCTGGTCGTCGGCACGCTGATCGGGATCGTCGCGATCAGCGTGGTCAACCTGATGACGTACCTGGTCACCGGGCGGCAGGGCGTCGAGGTCTACAGCCTCAGCGCCCGGGTCGGCTGGCTGCCGTACGTCTTCTCGGTGGTGGCGATCATCGCCGGGGCGTTCAGCTTCGTCCTCGACTTCGACCTGGTGGAACGCTCGGTGCGGGCCGGCCTGCCCCGCCGGTACGCCTGGTTCTGCGCCTTCGGGCTCCTCGCCGGCCTGGTGTTCCTCTACTGGCAGCTGCTCCGCCTGCTCAGCTACGTCCGCCGGTAG